The sequence below is a genomic window from Corvus hawaiiensis isolate bCorHaw1 chromosome 17, bCorHaw1.pri.cur, whole genome shotgun sequence.
AAAACTGCTCTGTCTGATGAGGTTTGTCTAAACAATGTGGCCGTTTGTTCGTTCCCCCTGCAGTCACAGCCCAGCATGTGCCCACTCTGCTTTTATTCATGAAAGAATGGGGAGTTCCTGCCTACATGTCCTACCTTCTTCTTGAGATGGGAATGTGAATGCAGACCTAACAAAGTCTTGCAATGAAGAGATTAGGGGAGaggaagagttttcttctgacTAAGCAGGCTCCAAGGGGGAAAGGTTTGGTCAACATGGAAGAGACATTTCCTTGCCCCATCTTGTATGTCCAGGTAGGAGGAGCAGCACCCTACAGCCAGCGGATCTCGGGGAAGATCCCTAAGATTTACCAGCACCCATCCTACTtccagctggagaaacaaaggcCGATAGCAGAAGTGGCAACAGAGCCTTGGAGCACAACCTGATGGAAGATGCAGCAACCTGCAGGCAAGCAAGAGTgccctgccttttctttgtcttcttcttgGAAGAAGAATCCTGCGGCACTGAAGACCGGCAGGACTTGGTCAGCTGGAGGAGCCCCGCCAACCTTGGTCTTGTTTCTTGCATTCTTTGCACAGTCAGTATTGCCTGTGACTCTGGAGGGACTCTGGAGGGACCCTGCTTGAGCCCCTCCAGGCACCTGGGGGCATTTTCTGAGGAACGATGCAACAGAGACATTCTTGGTTCTTGGGTGCCTTTGAGGGGAATCTGGCCTAGGTCAGCAATCAGGGCCTTGAGATGGTTCTGCCAAGCAAAGGCATCAGGCTGCCAGGCTGATCCAGATGCCAAAGGCTTCAAGTTACAGGACCCAAGGCggagctgctggatgtgtcCAGCTCCTTACACTGCAGCTTGGGCAGTGTTAGCACACCCACCTCACAACAGAACACACCCCCAGAGGGAAAGAGCTACTCCAAAAGcctttgtcttcagaaaaactCTAACTGAaggcttgaaagaaaagaaaatgaaacacaacatCCAGACAACGAGACGCGTCTGCACGGAGAGTTCAGAACTCTGCCACGTAGGAGATGCTgccagagcccctggcaggtgCAAAGATGGCAAAGAGGGAATCCATTCCCACAAGGCAGAGTCCCACAGGCTTTCATTTAcctggctttttccttctccagggcgTCCAAGGAAGCCCGAAATCCTGAATTTTGGCATGCCACTTCTTCCCATTGACTCCTTTCCATCTCCAAGTTCTTCAGGTGCACTTGCAGCTCCTTGTTCTGAtgttctgcctcctccagcatctTCTGGAGGTGCTCAAcctccaacagcttctgccTTGACTGCTCCTGGGCCCAGCTCACATCTTGCTGGGCTCTCTGAACAATCGTTGCCTGGGACTCTCTGGAGGCTGCCAGCTGAGATGTCAACTCTCCCACCTCCAgtcaaacagaacaaagcagtcAGAGGCTACAGCCACAGCCTGTCACTGTcagccacagcagaggctgtgagaaaaggcaaaggccaactttccatttctccctgtcctcagaGCACCAGATTCACAATGCATACACACAACTTGTTTCAATCTCTACGTGGCCCACCAAGGGCACCTGAAAAAGCACCTCCCACACCAAGGCTAGCAAGAAGAGGCCAGCAGGAATCCATGCTGATGGTTGCTGGCCAACAGCCCAGAGGACTAGCCCAgctgtccagggcagcagctgagactcagcagagcactgagggtcctgcagagcagctgccaaggagcccagagcacgaggcagccccagggaccaccccagcagctgctgctctgccatggaaaagcaagaagggcaCAGACCCcctgctggatgctgcagtgccactgctgtTTCACTCACCTGCTTTTGTAGAGCCTCCCTCTGCTCAAGGAGGAGATTCATTTCCTCTTTGATGCCTCGTAGTTCTTCCTTGTGCCTCTTCTGCGCTGCCTGGATTTCCCTCCgagcttcctgcagctcagcttgcaGCTTTGCCTCGATGGTCTGGCAACAAAATGCAGAGCAACTTCCTGGGACCTGCCCTCAGgctcagcttttcccacttGCTGTCTCAAAATCCCATTCCTTCAGCGACTTCTTTTGGCTTCTctacccagctctgcttccattgCAAGCCTTCCTTCCCGGGCCTGAGCTCTGGAGCTTGccaggctctgtgctgccagggccTGAAGCAGCCCTTGCCTCCTCACTCCCAGCACCTGCCTTTTGTGCCCCTGCCACTGCCCTGCActctgttccctgcctgctcagacttacctgccccttctcttgctgctctttcacctcctgcctgagctgctgcacctgcTGGCAGGCTCGGCTTAGCTGTCCTCGAGTTTGGAGCAGTGTCTCTGATAAAGaattcttctccttctgcttttccagcaggacctgcacagaaggaaagagcagagggcttgacacttgccctgcaaactCTGTGTGGCAAGAGGCAAAGACTGATGGGCTCACGCGCTCTCAGAGCACtcggctgctgctcccctgggccACTGTCTGccctggggggacacagcttCCCAGGAAGTGACTTAGAACACAGCCCAGGAGACATCTCTGGGTTGCTGTTCAGAAATACTCCAGGCGagtctttaaaaagatttttctcttgtcagCGTTCCTGCTgcgccctccctgtgcccacaaaAGAAAAGTCCTACAAACTCCGTTTGGCTATGGACACCGACCAGTACACACCAAAAGAGGACCCGTAAGAGAACAGCACAGATCCTCCGAGGTAAGtcttggaaaaacagagcacaagagcagcacaaaaatccCAACGGAAAGCTGATGTTTCTGCCTGGCTTCCTAGGAGAGGGCTCATTCCTGGGCCCAAAGATAGCCCTGTTCACCTTTCACCTCCCCAAATTCAATGTAGAAGACATAGAGGGCATGCTCCACACAGCCCCATAGCCTGccatctcccacagctccagccttgcaAAAAATCACACCAATTCTCCTTGCACAATCCCGTACCAACAAAATGTCTATCAAGATCTATTCCAGTGCTGGACATTTCCAGGGTGGTTGAGGAAAGCAATTTTGCTTGCTGAAGCAAGTGAAAATTCACAGCATTTCTCCTTCTCGGACAAAACCCACAGCAAAGTGTCCCCTCCTCCAGTGTGCAAAGCAGCTCTCTGCAACGAGGGCATGCCTGGCAGGGAAACGGCTCTTGTGGTGAGCAGTCCTTTAGTGACTGATGGCATTCTGGCTGATGTGGCCAAAGCAGACTCTATTTGTGCAGCAGTTCACACACCAACAATACCATTTACATGTCTTACACAAAGAAGGTGTCTCATGGCCCTTGCTGGTATTCAAGCCTGAAGACTACACTGTGGTTTTGAGCTTTTgtcttcaaaagcaaaacctctgCTGTGTCTTTGCCAAACCTACCACATACTCCAGAACTGAGACTGTCTGACAGAGACCATCAGAAACAAACCCTTCTCTCACAGCTCTCCTGTAACACCCaatccaaacctcccctggcacacttggggccgtttcctcttgtcctgtcccttgttccctgggagcacagaccaaccctcacctggctgcaccTTCCTGTCACAGGGATTTGGAGAGAGCGAGAAGgtgccccctgagcctccttttctccaggctcagcgccccccagctccctcagccgctccttgtcacacctgtgctccagacccttccccagctccgttccctgttTTAgaggctctggggctgcccaAACTAACAAATTTTGCAGAAGCATGTAACCCTTTGCTGATGAACATGCATATGCTTGGCTAATAAATGCGTGTGCCATCTTGAGCCAGGTGTGCACAGCAGTGTCCCTCTCTTCTCCTGCCAGAAACAGCATCTGGCCTGATCTGGCTGGCACAACTGCCACTCTCACAGGTGCTGCCTAGGAATAAGGTGTCCAGAGCCACGGTAACATCACGCCcctcttgctccagcagctccctctgaaGCTGCAATTCCTCCAGTGCCTGCCTGTTGActtccagctccctctgcagtGATGGGTCTTCTCTCTCGAGTGCACCAAGTCCTCCACTGTACAAGAAGGGGCAAGACAAGTTTTCAATGGAAAACCAGCCTCATTTCCAAAACCAACCTCCATCCTGTCCTGCTGCACCGCCTCTTCCGCCTGGGCTGACgcttccttcagctgcttgcTGTTCTTCTGGCGCAGACTCAAGGCTCCTGCTGCCGGGATTCCAGTGcattgctgcagcttttccttggaCTTCTCAAGGTTTTCGCAGTCACTGCAGAGACAAGGCTCAgtcagaagaaggaagaggccTGAAGAGCCATCGATCCCATTTTCAGTCCTCCACGATGGAGCTGGGGGCAGTGGGCTAAGGAAGAccttgctctttccctcccaaGGAAATCCTCCAGaggcaaagggaaaggaaggcaggatTTTGTCTTCCTTCAGGGAGAAGCAGTGGCTGGACAGGGGCATCCAAAGAACAGAATTCAGGGAAGCAGCACAGTGAGAGGAAGGAGTATTCGACTCCAACATTGCTGTGCATCTCCCAGGCAGCCTTGGGAGTCACAGTAGAGCATGAAAAGCCCTGACAGGACGATGCTCGAGAGCCACACTGAGGCCTACACATGGTAGGGCAGGTGAGTTCTTCGCCCAGAACACCTCTGAACGCCCAGACCTGGACGCAGATTGCCTCTGGAacgcaggaggaggaggaagaaacacTCACCTTCTGATTTCTTCCATCAGAGAGTCTATTTGCTCCTGGTGGCTTCGGAGCCTCTTGCATTGCTCCTCCATTTGCTCAAAACCTCGCTGCAAGCACCCACAACTCTCTGTGGCTTCCCAAACCAATTTAAAGGGATGCTGTGCATCAGTGGATGTCAGAGTTGAGAGGCTGTTCCTGGAGGCTGCATGCTGGGAACGGTCAGTGCCGGTGATGGAACTGGCCATGCTGCCACTGCCGTCTAACAGCACCTGAAAGCCCACATCCAGCTGTTAGTCAGGTACTCTGTTCCTATTCCAAAGTACCACTGAGATGCCTCTTCTGATTCCACAAGAACCAGTGTCCATTCGTGGAGGACCAGTTTCCAATCCGAGCCAGCTCAGCGCAGTTTACTCACCTCAGGGGCTCTGGAGAAACGTCCCTGGTGAGAAAGGCCTCGAGCTCCCTGGAAGAGCACAGGGAAGAGCACACTCAGACTGCATGGCTGCCCCTGAGGCAGTCGCCTCTAAAtgcttcccagcctggaattccagctcagctccttcctcccctccttggGAATATTTTCAGCCCAGTAGGttgacagcagcacaaacaaaCATGCTGGAAGGTGTCTCATCACTTCTTAGAGCACCACAAGGGGAATtgcccagagccccatccaacctggtcttgaacactgccagggatccaggggcagccacagcttctctgggcaacctgtgccagggcctcagcagcctcacagggaagaattccctcccaatatcccattaaaccctgtcctgtccctgcaggccccTGGCttaagtctctctccagctctcttccaGCCCCTTCATGCATTGGAAGGTCACCCTGgaaccttctccaggctggacaacccCAACTCTTGCATCCTTTTCCCTTGGCaaaggtgctccagcccttggagcatcttcTTGTCATCCTCATGGCCTCCTCTGCCCCACCAGGGATCATCTTGGATATGTCTGGGAGAAACCCATTCTTGTCTCCGGGAAGCGCTCAGGCTGCGCTGTGAATTGGGCTGAGGGGAAGGCAATGAAAGCTGCTCCCTTGTTTGTGCCCACACCCTCCAGTGGGACAAGGACGGAGGAGGAGATGTgggtgtgctctgggatggccagGAGCCCCCCCATTCCCTCCCAGGCCTGTCCCCATGGCCAGCAccaaagctgctgccagctctgggacagcCAACTGTTAATCCCTTGCTATTCCCAAAGGGAACTgttcccagggcacagcccaggCCCACCCAGGCCCCTGCTGGGCTTGGCACAAAGAGGGCAGCAGCTCTCTCACTCACCCGCCGGGTCTCCATCTGCCCCTTGGCACGAGCAGTGACCAAATGTCAGTGTCCAAAGGCTGTTGGCCTTTGCAGGGTCTAAACCCCAGTGTCCAGAGGCTTTTGGCCTTTGCAGGGTCTAAACCCCAGTGTCCAAAGGCTTTTGGCCCTTGCAGGGTCTAAACCCCAATGTTCAAAGGTTGTTTGACTTCGCAGGGTCAAACCCCAATCTCCAAAGGCTGTTGGCCTTTGCAGGGTCAAACCCCAATATCCAAGGGTCGTTGGCCTTTGCTGGGTCAAGAGCACAAGATCAAAGTGCTGTTGGCCGTTGCAAGGTCAAAGCCCCAATGTTCAGGAGCTGTTGACAGTTGCCAGGCTGCACACCCCAACATTCCATGGGCTGTTGATGGTTGCCACACTCCAAAGCCCAGCATTCCTTGGGCTGTTGATGGTTGCCAGCCTCCAAAGCCCAGCATTCCATGGGCTGTTGATGGTTGCCTGGCTCCAAACCCCAACATTCCATGGGCTGTTGATGGTTGCCACGCTCCAAAGCCCAACATTCCATGGGCTGTTGATGGTTGCCACGGTGCAAACCCCACCATTCCAGGGGCTGTTGGAGAGGCCCTCCCCTGGCTCTCCACCCATCCCAGCTCACTGCTGCCCCGGCACCTGTGTAAAGCAGCAACACACCTGCACCATCACCCCCAcatccccacagcccagctgggcagctgggcagggacctGGCTCGTAACATGAGTTCAAAGTTGCTGGCCCAGACAGCATCAGTTTTAAGGCTCAGCATTCCTGAGACCCGCATGCTCTTTAGGGATGCGCTTAGTTCCTGAGTCACAGGAATTCGTCTGTCTCCCCTGACAAAGGGGAGGTGTAAGAAAAAGCCTAAAAAGGTTCTTGGTGCTTACAAATATTCATGGAAAGTAAAGCTTTGCATCTAGAACAGCCAcatgaggaggaaaaatgaTGTTTCAGGGTCTTTTCAAATTCCTACAGAGAAACGCCAAGAGTTGCAGTGTTTAAGGCTCATAAAAGAGATTAAGAATTCCGAGACAGACacaagtgcatttttttctctgctctctgttgGGCAATATACCACTAGGTCTTCTAGGCAGAAGAAAAGTCTTGCTGCTTATTTCAAAGAATCCtcgtgtcttggggtgaccttatgatgtgtatcccatatcgctgcctatgcccagaaattaatttctatgcctctaaactgagcacaactttttcaaagcagtttgcagcttgttcaaggtcacacacagatagcgtttttttttccagctgcagcaggggagggcggaagcacccggcttgcggcTTCccggtcagcttttggccagttgctcagctgctttttctccagagagagagttgaattttttttccttccctggaatttcggactttctcccttttccactggactgctACAATAttagaacacatcaggaggaccTTCCACCGAgcgcagagggcctggccctgggccaagccccagctccgaggagaccaacaGGAGGACTCTAACagtttcccaggttttttctccacagtgagaaattttattatttagcattattttccttttcccgtgtgtttgttaaagaaatagttttatctccttcactctccttcgaggaaaatttatttttttccgaacctggtgggggaggggtggttgtgccttctctccgaggatatatttctaaatttggccaaaccggaataCCTCGCTAGGAACAGACCTT
It includes:
- the LOC125334960 gene encoding centrosome-associated protein CEP250-like, giving the protein MEEQCKRLRSHQEQIDSLMEEIRSDCENLEKSKEKLQQCTGIPAAGALSLRQKNSKQLKEASAQAEEAVQQDRMERVSPSVFASCHTEFAGQVSSPLLFPSVQVLLEKQKEKNSLSETLLQTRGQLSRACQQVQQLRQEVKEQQEKGQTIEAKLQAELQEARREIQAAQKRHKEELRGIKEEMNLLLEQREALQKQVGELTSQLAASRESQATIVQRAQQDVSWAQEQSRQKLLEVEHLQKMLEEAEHQNKELQVHLKNLEMERSQWEEVACQNSGFRASLDALEKEKAR